A genomic stretch from Myripristis murdjan chromosome 12, fMyrMur1.1, whole genome shotgun sequence includes:
- the pmchl gene encoding pro-melanin-concentrating hormone, like → MRQSVMSVIFATALFFECYTMSVAIPMSKSEDGSLEQDAFGSLLSDEAAENSLGSAGVAAVGETGRPKVIVVGDASLWKDLRALYKGLTLYKQRAGENGLILDRRDVVQDPSIAVIRRDTMRCMVGRVYRPCWEV, encoded by the coding sequence ATGAGACAGTCGGTCATGTCCGTCATCTTCGCGACAGCACTGTTTTTTGAGTGCTACACCATGTCGGTGGCGATACCCATGAGCAAGAGTGAAGACGGTTCCTTGGAGCAGGACGCCTTTGGCTCCTTACTGAGCGACGAGGCGGCAGAAAACAGCCTCGGCAGCGCAGGTGTAGCTGCCGTGGGGGAGACCGGCAGGCCCAAGGTGATCGTGGTTGGGGACGCGAGTTTGTGGAAGGACCTGCGGGCGCTGTACAAAGGACTGACCCTCTACAAGCAGAGAGCCGGTGAGAACGGCCTGATCCTGGACCGCAGGGACGTCGTCCAGGACCCAAGCATCGCCGTCATCAGAAGGGACACCATGAGATGCATGGTGGGACGAGTGTATCGGCCATGCTGGGAGGTCTAG